Proteins encoded together in one Pantoea sp. CCBC3-3-1 window:
- a CDS encoding YncE family protein encodes MKSLLSQRKAVVALAVVAAFSLTACQAPAGKTAAPTAASKPAATQVSQRLIGNGLYEMAAVPAANALYVASAQSFKDVNGGVIYRLDPTSLADKGETHTDLKNFAMATDPDGSVFYTTNTLDGGVSKVEAKSGKVLQRLMFSEKGPDGDALGAREVFWHEGMLYIGGVGDPGLIWVVDAKTMKLKTRIRNAGKWVTGIIWSATTDRIYAANGGGEILVINPHTHKIEKRLTAGDGKAYLFLNLASDPATGRLFVTDDSKAKTTLVFDERSGKVIKRIEGDALGIKFNAKRNEIYISQRESKKVLQLDATSYAVKNSWSFDSHPNSLLVSDDGQTLYVTLKQDFNKDNSTKGLDSVARISLK; translated from the coding sequence ATGAAATCTTTGCTCAGTCAGCGTAAAGCTGTGGTTGCGCTCGCGGTTGTTGCCGCTTTCAGCCTGACCGCCTGTCAGGCACCAGCAGGCAAAACCGCCGCGCCAACGGCGGCGTCAAAACCCGCAGCGACTCAGGTTTCTCAGCGCCTTATCGGCAATGGCCTGTATGAAATGGCGGCGGTTCCCGCGGCTAATGCGCTGTATGTTGCCAGTGCACAATCGTTTAAGGACGTTAACGGCGGCGTGATCTACCGTCTTGATCCGACTTCACTGGCTGATAAAGGTGAAACCCATACCGATCTGAAAAACTTTGCCATGGCGACCGATCCTGACGGCAGCGTGTTCTACACCACCAATACGCTGGATGGCGGCGTCTCCAAGGTAGAGGCTAAAAGCGGCAAGGTTTTACAGCGCCTGATGTTCAGCGAGAAAGGCCCGGATGGCGATGCGTTAGGCGCGCGTGAAGTTTTCTGGCATGAGGGAATGCTCTATATCGGCGGCGTGGGCGATCCAGGATTGATTTGGGTGGTCGATGCCAAAACTATGAAGCTGAAAACGCGCATTCGCAATGCCGGGAAGTGGGTTACGGGCATCATCTGGTCTGCGACAACCGATCGGATTTATGCGGCAAACGGCGGCGGCGAGATCCTCGTCATCAATCCGCATACGCATAAAATCGAGAAGCGCCTGACCGCAGGCGATGGCAAAGCTTATCTGTTCCTCAACCTGGCGTCCGATCCGGCTACCGGACGGCTGTTCGTGACCGATGATTCCAAAGCGAAAACTACTCTGGTATTTGACGAACGCAGCGGCAAGGTCATTAAGCGCATTGAAGGCGACGCGCTGGGTATTAAATTCAATGCCAAACGCAATGAAATTTACATCAGCCAGCGTGAATCGAAGAAAGTCTTGCAGCTCGATGCCACCAGCTATGCGGTGAAAAACAGCTGGTCGTTCGACAGTCATCCTAACAGCCTGCTGGTTTCAGACGACGGTCAGACGCTGTATGTCACGTTGAAGCAAGATTTCAACAAGGACAATTCCACCAAAGGTCTGGACAGCGTGGCACGCATCTCGCTGAAATAA
- a CDS encoding MFS transporter has product MAISSPDSGAPRLRHWSLALLAFAQLIYSLDINIVFVALPEIGAGLGFSDQTLQWVVSAYTVCCGGFLLFGGRAADLLGQRRVFICALWLYAFSSLAGGLAWSPVVIVIARAVQGIGAALLFPSTLSLINRLFEEGPSRNRALAVWGGAGASGLTLGSLAGGILTSVYGWPSVFFVNVVLAAVAIFAAFYVLPKDSLQNKRRSFDLLGALTVTVGATLLVYALVQGPEDGWLSGYILASLILAAVFLLMFAVIESRSHDPLMPVRLFRNRSLVTGMVITFIYMGTFGALPYFLTVLFQAVMGYSALQTGLAFIIPSLAIFAGTQFGARLSNRLPVRTTLLIGFLTGIAGTVALALAACSGTSYANFMPGLVISGAGQGIIWTAMWIAAGSGVTDSEQGIASGMASTTLNVGNAIGIALLIALSGSGAESLSLEASRGNLANALQLAFYLAAAGQITGLLISRLLPHKAITDLSVAST; this is encoded by the coding sequence ATGGCCATATCCTCACCGGACTCAGGTGCCCCTCGTTTACGGCACTGGAGCCTGGCACTACTTGCGTTTGCGCAGCTTATTTACTCACTGGATATCAACATCGTGTTTGTGGCATTGCCGGAAATTGGCGCGGGACTGGGGTTTTCAGATCAGACGCTCCAGTGGGTGGTCAGTGCTTACACGGTGTGCTGCGGGGGTTTTTTACTGTTTGGTGGACGCGCTGCTGATCTTCTGGGACAACGTCGTGTCTTCATCTGCGCGTTATGGCTGTATGCGTTTTCTTCGCTTGCCGGTGGCTTAGCGTGGAGTCCGGTTGTTATCGTTATTGCCCGGGCTGTGCAGGGCATAGGTGCTGCGTTGCTCTTCCCGTCCACGCTTTCACTTATAAACAGACTGTTTGAGGAGGGGCCTTCACGCAACCGGGCATTGGCGGTTTGGGGCGGCGCGGGAGCAAGCGGCCTGACGCTGGGATCGCTTGCCGGAGGCATACTTACCAGTGTATATGGCTGGCCGTCGGTTTTTTTTGTCAACGTTGTACTGGCAGCCGTCGCTATTTTTGCTGCATTTTATGTCTTACCGAAAGACAGTCTCCAGAACAAGCGTCGCAGTTTCGATTTGTTGGGTGCTCTGACGGTAACGGTGGGCGCAACTCTGCTGGTTTATGCCCTGGTCCAGGGGCCTGAAGATGGCTGGCTGTCAGGGTATATTCTTGCATCACTGATTCTGGCCGCTGTATTTCTGCTGATGTTCGCCGTCATTGAGTCCCGCAGTCACGATCCGCTGATGCCGGTACGTTTATTCAGAAACCGCAGTCTTGTTACAGGCATGGTGATTACATTCATCTATATGGGAACCTTTGGCGCCCTGCCTTACTTTCTGACTGTTTTGTTTCAGGCTGTAATGGGGTACAGCGCGTTGCAGACTGGCCTGGCATTTATTATTCCCTCACTGGCAATCTTTGCCGGGACGCAGTTCGGAGCCCGGCTGTCAAATCGCCTGCCGGTACGAACAACACTGCTGATCGGTTTTTTAACCGGGATCGCGGGCACGGTGGCACTGGCTTTGGCAGCCTGCTCGGGGACGTCTTATGCGAACTTTATGCCCGGACTGGTGATTTCAGGAGCAGGACAGGGGATTATCTGGACGGCAATGTGGATAGCAGCGGGTTCAGGAGTAACGGACAGCGAGCAGGGGATCGCTTCAGGTATGGCTTCTACGACACTGAATGTGGGGAATGCCATCGGTATCGCTTTGCTGATAGCGTTATCCGGGAGCGGGGCTGAGAGCCTGTCGCTGGAAGCATCCAGGGGTAATCTCGCAAATGCCTTACAGCTCGCTTTTTATCTTGCCGCGGCTGGACAGATTACGGGGCTTCTTATTTCCCGCCTGTTACCTCATAAAGCGATAACTGATTTATCAGTAGCATCAACATAA
- a CDS encoding alpha/beta fold hydrolase: protein MLHTSGTPRLSYHAEGKGPLVIMLHGLLMDRKSWKDSGLISVLSPFFHIVCPDLIGHGESEKTNVEEFYTQQKQALSIAKIMDELGYKKAHVIGYSAGAWVALGRRQRHEDADKKPCQRQQQRMGWEWAEGGSTENHRH, encoded by the coding sequence ATGCTCCATACATCAGGAACACCCCGGTTGTCTTATCATGCAGAGGGAAAAGGCCCCCTGGTAATAATGCTTCATGGCCTTCTGATGGACAGAAAGTCCTGGAAAGACAGCGGCTTAATATCCGTCCTTAGTCCGTTTTTTCACATTGTTTGTCCGGATCTTATAGGTCATGGAGAAAGCGAAAAAACAAATGTGGAAGAATTCTATACCCAACAAAAACAGGCTTTATCCATTGCTAAAATTATGGATGAGTTGGGATACAAAAAAGCGCATGTTATCGGTTACTCCGCTGGAGCGTGGGTGGCTTTGGGCAGGCGTCAGCGGCACGAGGATGCAGACAAAAAACCTTGCCAGCGCCAGCAACAAAGAATGGGTTGGGAGTGGGCAGAAGGGGGCAGTACGGAAAACCATCGGCACTGA
- a CDS encoding helix-turn-helix transcriptional regulator, translating into MIPNHPERENIRLENVLTAFGHPLRLTVLRVLAGGGEHACSAVLSGIPKSTLTHHWRVLRDSGVIWQRPFGRENLLSLRREDLDTRFPGLLEALLGAVENDALTLDATTKNLPPRSANE; encoded by the coding sequence ATGATTCCTAACCACCCTGAAAGGGAAAACATACGTCTTGAAAACGTGCTGACCGCTTTCGGACATCCGCTCCGCCTGACAGTGTTGCGTGTACTGGCCGGTGGAGGTGAGCATGCCTGTAGCGCCGTTTTGAGCGGTATTCCAAAATCCACGCTAACTCACCACTGGCGTGTATTACGCGACAGTGGGGTTATCTGGCAGCGTCCTTTTGGGCGCGAAAATTTACTCTCGCTGCGTCGGGAAGACTTAGATACCCGTTTTCCGGGATTACTTGAGGCACTATTAGGTGCTGTTGAAAATGATGCGCTAACGCTGGATGCGACCACAAAAAATTTGCCACCACGTTCAGCTAACGAATAA
- a CDS encoding ParD-like family protein, which translates to MGIVKISDVMHENLRIACNALSRSMNSQAEHWLKVGMLSELYPDLTHHEIARALVQAELEGGTDITRIIQKASAMEERAQ; encoded by the coding sequence ATGGGCATCGTTAAAATTTCTGATGTGATGCATGAAAACCTGCGCATTGCCTGCAACGCGCTCAGCCGGTCGATGAATTCACAGGCCGAACACTGGCTGAAAGTGGGCATGCTCAGCGAGCTTTATCCCGATCTTACCCATCATGAGATTGCGCGCGCGCTGGTTCAGGCTGAGCTTGAAGGCGGTACGGACATTACCAGGATTATTCAAAAAGCGTCAGCTATGGAGGAAAGAGCGCAATGA
- a CDS encoding GNAT family N-acetyltransferase: MDIQFANLTPNSPGFVELRSQSMAEGFNMLRRLEENWLSGDNRFDRPGEKLIGAYIDGLIVGVCGLNIDPFTQATGTGRLRHFYVDTGWRNRRVGSGLLSEILKDAGRWFDFINTNAPSSAFTFYEQAGFVALSGMDKVTHQLCLRNPAR; the protein is encoded by the coding sequence ATGGATATCCAATTCGCAAACCTCACCCCGAACAGCCCAGGATTTGTTGAGCTAAGATCGCAGAGCATGGCTGAAGGATTTAATATGCTACGTCGGCTGGAAGAAAATTGGCTTAGCGGAGATAACCGCTTTGACAGGCCCGGAGAAAAACTGATTGGGGCTTATATTGATGGTTTAATTGTTGGCGTGTGCGGACTTAACATCGATCCTTTTACGCAAGCAACTGGCACCGGACGGCTCCGACATTTTTATGTAGACACTGGATGGCGAAATAGACGGGTTGGCAGCGGTCTGCTCAGTGAAATACTTAAGGATGCTGGCCGCTGGTTTGATTTTATCAATACGAACGCCCCCTCTTCGGCATTCACTTTCTATGAACAGGCTGGCTTTGTTGCTTTATCTGGTATGGATAAAGTCACACACCAATTATGCCTGAGAAACCCAGCACGGTAG
- a CDS encoding twin-arginine translocation pathway signal protein → MTHQFTRRRFLALSSLSAVAVAVPALTARAATQQQPAAPVATRETYANAVAVVQKAVCSLGVYDFVSGKSLAQIPLPEQSHELVMTPDRRYAFVAQYGAKKWAAPGVGGNLITMVDMQKLKVVKTLDLTPWHRLHGIRMDKHGRLFVLSESSSVLIRFDNPVDKDEPDAAIPVNGVRSHYFVLNDEGSRAWITDTLSGLVIAVNTEDPSVPVQKLLAGKAPEGSCLSPDEKTVYVVDRYGDAIKAYDSETLKTRYSAKTQGESVRAAALQDGKILLANAARKSLLLFSPDLTFQKEIFLPASPTAITLTQNAGQVLTSTEDDKLTLVDIASSQLLRTISTDKGADASVLFHYQG, encoded by the coding sequence GTGACTCATCAATTTACCCGCCGTCGATTCCTCGCCCTGTCCTCTTTGAGTGCTGTTGCAGTGGCCGTTCCCGCGTTGACCGCACGAGCTGCAACGCAGCAGCAACCCGCTGCCCCCGTCGCCACCCGCGAAACCTATGCCAACGCCGTTGCCGTGGTACAGAAGGCCGTCTGTAGCCTTGGGGTTTATGATTTTGTTTCCGGCAAAAGCCTGGCGCAAATCCCGTTACCCGAACAGAGCCACGAGCTGGTTATGACGCCCGATCGGCGTTATGCCTTTGTTGCGCAATACGGCGCCAAAAAATGGGCCGCGCCGGGCGTTGGCGGCAACCTGATTACCATGGTGGACATGCAAAAGTTGAAGGTGGTGAAAACGCTGGATCTGACGCCCTGGCACCGCCTGCACGGCATTCGGATGGATAAGCATGGACGGTTATTTGTGCTCAGTGAAAGCAGCTCGGTACTGATCCGCTTTGATAATCCTGTCGATAAGGATGAACCTGACGCGGCAATCCCGGTGAACGGCGTTCGCAGCCACTATTTTGTATTGAATGATGAGGGTAGCCGCGCCTGGATAACGGATACGCTAAGCGGTCTGGTCATTGCAGTAAATACGGAAGATCCTTCGGTTCCGGTACAAAAGCTTTTGGCCGGTAAAGCACCGGAAGGAAGCTGTTTAAGTCCCGATGAGAAGACGGTTTACGTCGTGGATCGCTATGGTGACGCCATCAAAGCGTATGATTCAGAGACGTTGAAAACACGTTATTCTGCAAAAACGCAGGGAGAGAGCGTGCGGGCTGCCGCGCTACAGGATGGCAAAATCCTGCTGGCAAATGCGGCGCGGAAAAGCCTGTTATTGTTCAGTCCCGATTTAACGTTTCAAAAAGAAATTTTCCTCCCGGCCAGCCCTACCGCTATCACGCTTACGCAAAATGCCGGCCAGGTATTAACCTCAACCGAAGACGATAAGTTAACCCTGGTGGATATCGCCAGCAGCCAGCTTTTACGCACCATCAGCACCGATAAAGGCGCTGACGCCTCGGTTCTGTTCCACTATCAGGGATAA
- the map gene encoding type I methionyl aminopeptidase yields MSKVKLHNQQEVEMARAAGHAAAKVLEMIKPHVRVGVTTDELDQICHDFIVNELKLIPANIGYHGFTRTVCTSINHVVCHGIPADKKLKDGDIINIDVAVIKDGWYGDTSRMYYVGEPSVRARRLVDITYQSMVAGIKTVRPGATLGDIGAAIQQVAENAGFSVVREYCGHGVGQEYHTTPQVLHYGQCGTGLVLEEGMIFTIEPMINAGKAATSVLSDGWTVVTKDRSLSAQWEHTVAVTATGFDLLTPWPEGTGEYEAI; encoded by the coding sequence ATGAGCAAGGTAAAACTTCACAATCAGCAGGAAGTTGAAATGGCGCGCGCGGCGGGTCATGCGGCAGCCAAAGTGCTGGAAATGATCAAACCCCATGTTCGCGTGGGGGTAACTACCGATGAGCTTGATCAAATTTGTCACGATTTTATCGTTAACGAGCTAAAGCTGATCCCGGCCAACATCGGCTATCACGGCTTTACGCGTACGGTGTGTACCTCAATCAACCATGTGGTTTGCCATGGGATTCCGGCCGATAAGAAGCTGAAAGATGGCGATATTATTAATATCGACGTGGCGGTGATCAAAGATGGCTGGTACGGCGATACCAGCAGAATGTATTACGTCGGCGAACCTTCCGTGCGTGCGCGCCGCCTGGTCGATATCACTTATCAGTCGATGGTTGCCGGTATCAAAACCGTGCGTCCCGGCGCCACGCTGGGTGATATCGGTGCCGCTATCCAGCAGGTAGCGGAAAATGCGGGTTTCTCAGTCGTGCGTGAGTATTGCGGTCACGGTGTCGGTCAGGAATATCACACCACGCCACAGGTACTGCATTATGGGCAGTGCGGCACGGGCCTGGTTCTTGAAGAAGGGATGATTTTTACCATTGAGCCGATGATTAACGCCGGTAAAGCCGCCACCAGCGTGCTCTCCGACGGCTGGACGGTGGTGACGAAAGACCGCTCGCTCTCCGCACAGTGGGAACACACCGTTGCCGTTACCGCGACAGGCTTTGACTTACTGACGCCGTGGCCGGAAGGCACCGGCGAGTACGAAGCCATCTGA
- a CDS encoding beta-galactosidase translates to MDKIWFGTAYYREYLPQERLEEDIAMMKAAGINYVRIAESTWSTFEPQEGEFDFSSVLIVLDRMHANGISVIIGTPTYAVPAWLVKKYPDVMATTPKGLNKYGPRQKMDITSPVYRYYAERIIRQLLAVTAAHPAVIGFQIDNETKYYETSGHSVQVAFVKYLRKKFSNDLNALNQAFGLDYWSNRVDAWEDFPSVEGTINASLGAEFQAFQRQLVIDFLGWQADLVREYRSASQFITHNFDFEWRNWSFGIRSEVDHFATSRLLDITGVDIYHPSQSRLTGAEIAFAGDLARTTKDKNYFVLETQAQAFKDWTPYPGQLRLQAFSHVASGAGLIGYWHWHSLHNSWETYWKGLLSHDLLPNPVYQEACTLGNELAKLPELVGLTKTNRVAMLVSNRCLTAIDWHPWRGHQFGGDKQHQYNDQFRDWYDALYRLNIELDILDADDPRAMRYDVLIVPLLYAASDALLHRLNRFVADGGQIIYSFKSAFADENLKVRTTLQPGIISEACGVTYQLFVEPDNVSLTTDTFAFPDETGQVSDWMELLEPSSPETEMLARYQHPYWGKYAAITRHRYGKGSATYIGCHLSSQGMEQIFSSLFASASLTVGATFPLVVRKAQTRTQQTLLFLLNYSATPQKVRNPLRQARSLLNNRQTETGEMLEIAGWDVVILCGEEAQ, encoded by the coding sequence ATGGATAAGATCTGGTTTGGCACGGCCTATTATCGTGAATATCTGCCGCAGGAAAGGCTGGAAGAAGATATTGCGATGATGAAAGCGGCGGGCATCAATTACGTTCGCATTGCCGAAAGTACCTGGAGCACTTTCGAGCCTCAGGAAGGCGAGTTTGATTTTTCCTCCGTTCTCATCGTGCTCGATCGTATGCACGCCAACGGCATCAGCGTGATTATCGGCACCCCGACCTATGCCGTCCCCGCCTGGCTGGTAAAAAAATATCCGGACGTCATGGCTACCACGCCAAAAGGCCTGAATAAGTATGGCCCGCGGCAAAAGATGGATATTACCAGCCCGGTTTACCGCTATTACGCCGAACGTATTATTCGCCAGCTGCTGGCGGTTACCGCCGCGCATCCGGCAGTGATCGGCTTTCAGATTGATAACGAAACTAAGTATTACGAAACCAGCGGCCATTCTGTGCAGGTCGCGTTCGTTAAATATCTGCGCAAAAAATTCAGCAACGATCTCAATGCGCTTAACCAGGCATTCGGGCTGGATTACTGGAGCAATCGCGTGGATGCCTGGGAAGATTTCCCGTCGGTTGAAGGCACAATTAATGCCAGCCTGGGTGCCGAGTTTCAGGCTTTTCAGCGTCAGCTGGTGATTGATTTCCTCGGCTGGCAGGCGGATCTGGTCAGGGAATACCGCTCCGCTTCGCAATTTATCACCCACAATTTTGATTTCGAGTGGCGCAACTGGTCGTTTGGCATTCGTAGCGAAGTGGACCATTTTGCGACTTCGCGCCTGCTGGACATTACCGGCGTGGATATTTATCACCCCAGCCAGTCCCGTCTGACCGGCGCGGAGATCGCCTTTGCGGGAGATTTGGCGCGCACCACCAAAGACAAAAACTATTTCGTACTGGAAACGCAGGCGCAGGCGTTTAAGGACTGGACGCCCTATCCGGGCCAGCTGCGGTTACAGGCATTCAGCCACGTCGCCAGCGGTGCCGGACTTATCGGCTACTGGCACTGGCATTCCCTTCATAACTCATGGGAAACCTACTGGAAAGGCCTGCTCAGTCACGATCTGTTGCCCAATCCGGTTTATCAGGAAGCCTGCACGCTGGGTAATGAACTGGCGAAACTGCCCGAGCTGGTGGGATTAACCAAAACTAACCGCGTTGCCATGCTGGTCAGTAATCGCTGCCTGACGGCCATCGACTGGCATCCGTGGCGCGGTCATCAGTTCGGCGGTGACAAACAACATCAGTACAACGATCAGTTTCGTGACTGGTACGACGCGCTGTATCGCCTGAATATTGAACTGGATATTCTTGATGCTGACGATCCGCGGGCCATGCGTTACGACGTATTGATCGTGCCGCTACTGTATGCCGCTTCAGATGCTTTACTGCATCGTCTGAACCGCTTCGTTGCCGACGGCGGGCAAATTATTTACTCGTTTAAATCCGCTTTCGCCGATGAGAATCTCAAGGTCCGTACCACGCTTCAGCCGGGTATTATCAGTGAAGCCTGCGGCGTGACTTACCAGCTGTTCGTAGAGCCGGATAACGTCAGTTTAACCACCGATACCTTCGCGTTCCCCGACGAGACCGGCCAGGTGAGTGACTGGATGGAACTGCTGGAACCCTCCTCGCCGGAGACAGAAATGCTGGCACGCTATCAACATCCTTATTGGGGAAAATACGCGGCGATTACCCGTCACCGTTATGGTAAAGGATCGGCAACCTATATCGGCTGCCACCTTTCCTCTCAGGGGATGGAGCAGATCTTCTCCTCTTTGTTTGCCAGCGCGTCGCTGACAGTCGGTGCCACTTTCCCGCTGGTCGTACGTAAAGCGCAAACCCGTACGCAGCAAACGCTGTTGTTTCTGCTGAATTATTCGGCTACGCCGCAAAAAGTGCGCAATCCGCTGCGGCAGGCAAGATCGTTGCTGAACAACCGCCAGACAGAAACGGGCGAGATGCTGGAGATCGCGGGCTGGGACGTGGTGATTTTGTGTGGGGAGGAGGCGCAATGA
- a CDS encoding FUSC family protein, producing the protein MKWFSKNAVLFSTKTCLAAFLALFIALELNFEKPAWSLTTVYVTSQLYSASTMSKAVFRLLGTLLGGVFIFLIYPETVQDPMLFSLCVSLWVGVCLYLSLHERTPKSYVFMLAGYSAAIMGFPNVFSPSSITETVISRIEEITLGIVCSTLVHQLILPVSMRSLLEQSVSVWYQNARKLCSELITVMPKDKSLEREDILIQMANFPLNVETLITHYVYEGDAARKLIRLVSVQYQHLSYLIPTLTAIEVRLNLLGMQQIRFPEYVAQAFQQFLLWLNTGDKINDTAEIQAILAESLRQLRAAWHHGVLNTEESLLLMGLLERLVDFVRIAGAYQSVSTLVSDVSGDSRLNKSARASRHIDKGLVLLSAFTAFLATFLSCLFWIGSGWVDGATAPMMAAITSSFFASMDSPITPMKRFIKGVLIALVISILYVVVLIPQAITFEALIICLAPVLFALGLVIARPSTNLIGLSVAIQIPGFIGMSHHFKPSYTSVPNAAMSSLIGILFAVIITAIIRNKRPAWTAKRALRKGLRDLLRFIKEVERNAASLLARQHFVSSQLDKVNIILPRKKLDPDPDLDAGGNLITEAWLGAYCYDFYARHREVLDYYHIDSGAMFHELGLYLKRRMKSLQVRPHQDLLDELDLLLFRLEALATLDKSAFMPMFFIFNIRLLLFPQQRWVTQDRLKT; encoded by the coding sequence ATGAAGTGGTTTTCTAAAAACGCAGTTCTGTTCTCAACTAAAACCTGTCTGGCCGCATTCCTGGCACTTTTTATTGCTCTTGAACTTAATTTCGAAAAACCGGCCTGGTCACTGACCACCGTTTATGTCACCTCACAGCTTTACTCCGCCTCAACGATGTCGAAAGCGGTATTCCGTCTGTTGGGCACATTGCTGGGCGGGGTATTTATTTTCCTGATCTATCCCGAAACCGTTCAGGATCCGATGCTGTTCAGCCTGTGCGTGTCGCTGTGGGTCGGGGTCTGCTTATACCTTTCTCTGCACGAGCGGACGCCAAAAAGCTACGTGTTTATGCTGGCAGGCTACAGTGCGGCGATCATGGGCTTTCCCAACGTGTTTTCGCCTTCGTCGATCACCGAAACGGTGATTTCCAGGATTGAAGAGATCACCTTAGGCATTGTTTGCAGTACGCTGGTACACCAGCTGATCCTGCCGGTATCCATGCGCAGCCTGCTGGAGCAGAGCGTCAGCGTCTGGTATCAGAATGCCCGCAAGCTGTGCAGCGAGCTGATTACCGTGATGCCAAAGGATAAATCGCTGGAGCGCGAAGATATTCTTATTCAGATGGCGAATTTTCCGCTGAACGTTGAAACGCTGATTACCCACTATGTCTACGAAGGCGATGCGGCACGGAAGCTGATCCGGCTGGTCAGCGTGCAGTATCAGCATCTTTCCTATCTGATCCCGACGCTAACCGCTATCGAAGTGCGGCTGAATCTTTTAGGCATGCAGCAGATCCGCTTCCCCGAATACGTCGCGCAGGCGTTTCAACAGTTTTTGCTGTGGCTGAATACCGGTGACAAAATTAATGATACAGCTGAAATTCAGGCAATCCTCGCCGAAAGCCTGCGTCAGCTGCGTGCGGCCTGGCATCACGGCGTGTTGAACACGGAAGAGAGCCTGCTGCTGATGGGTCTGCTGGAGCGGCTGGTGGATTTCGTGCGCATTGCCGGGGCTTATCAAAGCGTCAGTACCCTTGTCAGCGATGTGTCCGGCGATTCACGGCTGAATAAAAGCGCGCGCGCCAGCAGGCATATTGATAAAGGGCTGGTGCTGCTGTCTGCATTTACCGCCTTTCTGGCAACGTTTCTCTCCTGTCTGTTTTGGATCGGCAGCGGCTGGGTGGATGGGGCAACCGCGCCGATGATGGCGGCGATCACCAGCTCGTTTTTCGCCAGTATGGACAGCCCGATTACCCCAATGAAGCGCTTTATTAAAGGGGTGCTGATCGCGCTGGTGATTAGCATACTCTACGTGGTGGTGCTGATCCCTCAGGCTATCACCTTTGAAGCGCTGATCATTTGCCTCGCACCGGTACTGTTTGCGCTTGGGCTGGTGATTGCGCGACCTTCAACCAATCTGATTGGCCTGAGTGTCGCTATTCAAATCCCGGGTTTTATCGGCATGAGCCACCACTTTAAGCCCAGCTATACCTCGGTACCTAATGCGGCGATGTCTTCATTAATCGGGATCCTGTTTGCGGTCATCATTACTGCAATTATCCGCAACAAGCGTCCTGCCTGGACCGCGAAACGCGCATTGCGAAAAGGCCTGCGAGACCTGCTGAGGTTTATCAAAGAGGTGGAGCGCAACGCCGCATCGCTGCTGGCGCGACAGCATTTTGTTTCCAGCCAGCTGGATAAAGTGAATATTATCCTGCCGCGAAAAAAACTCGATCCCGATCCGGATTTAGACGCGGGCGGTAATCTGATTACTGAAGCCTGGCTTGGCGCGTACTGCTACGACTTCTATGCGCGTCACCGTGAAGTGCTGGACTATTACCATATCGACAGTGGAGCGATGTTTCACGAGCTGGGGCTGTATCTGAAACGGCGGATGAAATCGTTACAGGTCAGGCCGCATCAGGATTTGCTCGACGAGCTGGACCTGCTGTTATTCAGGCTGGAAGCGCTGGCGACGCTGGACAAAAGCGCCTTTATGCCAATGTTTTTCATCTTTAATATTCGTCTGCTGCTGTTTCCACAACAGCGCTGGGTAACGCAAGATCGGCTGAAAACATGA